A section of the Streptomyces sp. NBC_00178 genome encodes:
- a CDS encoding DUF397 domain-containing protein, whose translation MQHIDNGVPANSLTGVEWRKSHHSNPSGNCVEMALLPGGEIAVRNSRHPEGPALVYTGDEVRAFLAGVRDGDFDGLAG comes from the coding sequence ATGCAGCACATCGACAACGGCGTTCCCGCCAACTCCCTGACCGGCGTGGAGTGGAGGAAGAGTCATCACAGCAATCCCAGCGGGAACTGCGTCGAGATGGCCCTGCTGCCCGGCGGCGAGATCGCGGTCCGCAACTCCCGCCACCCCGAAGGGCCCGCGCTCGTGTACACCGGCGACGAGGTGCGCGCCTTCCTCGCCGGCGTACGGGACGGCGACTTCGACGGCTTGGCGGGCTGA
- a CDS encoding ArsR/SmtB family transcription factor: protein MQPKPTPEKITDLSRLKAFTNPLRMQLYRLLYAAGTATASQLAEQVDQAPSLVSYHLRKLAEHGFVAGASEGGTDGRERWWQVASEEGWGFRDSDFRKTPEGAAVLGAVTRSIMDSRTALHRTYLDQAGTWDEEWSNAAFSSEYLFALTAPELAEMNFELMALSRRWRERGKAAEAAGETGGRERVAVHMYGFPFRP from the coding sequence ATGCAGCCGAAGCCCACGCCCGAGAAGATCACCGACCTCTCCCGCCTCAAGGCCTTCACCAACCCCCTGAGGATGCAGCTCTACCGGCTCCTTTACGCAGCCGGAACCGCGACCGCCTCACAGCTCGCGGAACAGGTCGATCAGGCTCCGTCCCTGGTCAGCTATCACCTGCGCAAGCTGGCGGAACACGGCTTCGTCGCCGGGGCGTCCGAGGGCGGCACCGACGGGCGTGAGCGGTGGTGGCAGGTGGCTTCGGAGGAGGGCTGGGGCTTCCGGGACTCGGACTTCAGGAAGACGCCCGAGGGTGCGGCAGTTCTGGGCGCGGTGACCCGAAGCATCATGGACAGCCGCACCGCCCTGCACCGCACCTATCTGGACCAGGCGGGCACCTGGGACGAGGAGTGGTCGAACGCGGCGTTCAGTTCGGAGTACCTGTTCGCCCTCACCGCTCCTGAACTGGCGGAGATGAACTTCGAGTTGATGGCGCTGTCCCGGCGCTGGCGTGAGCGGGGCAAGGCAGCCGAGGCCGCCGGCGAGACCGGCGGACGCGAGCGGGTGGCGGTGCACATGTACGGCTTCCCGTTCCGCCCCTGA
- a CDS encoding alpha/beta hydrolase: MRFLSRSLSDGVSEELISFGALPGVLWTREGSVGTRPLILMGHGGGQHKKAPDITRRAHHFVTEGDFAVVAVDVPGHGDRPTEEALDRLAGENRARIDAGEAPAPLIAGFQAMVARRTVPEWRAVLDAVQRLDHVGAGPVGYWGVSLGCGLGVPFVAAEPRVRAAVLGLGGLPDPRDDTASRITVPVEFLLQWDDERVPRADGLALFDAFASADKTLRAHPGRHAGIPEREPADALAFFSRHLR, translated from the coding sequence ATGCGTTTCCTCTCTCGTTCCCTGTCCGACGGCGTATCCGAGGAGCTCATCTCCTTCGGCGCACTTCCCGGTGTGCTGTGGACACGCGAGGGTTCCGTCGGCACCCGCCCGCTGATCCTCATGGGGCACGGCGGCGGTCAGCACAAGAAGGCTCCCGACATCACGCGGAGAGCCCACCACTTCGTGACCGAGGGCGACTTCGCGGTGGTCGCCGTCGATGTGCCCGGCCACGGCGACCGGCCGACCGAGGAGGCACTCGACCGGCTCGCGGGGGAGAACCGGGCGCGCATCGACGCGGGCGAAGCACCGGCCCCGCTCATCGCCGGTTTCCAGGCGATGGTGGCCCGCCGGACCGTGCCCGAGTGGCGGGCGGTCCTGGACGCGGTCCAGCGGCTGGACCACGTGGGCGCCGGTCCCGTCGGTTACTGGGGGGTGTCGTTGGGCTGCGGACTCGGCGTGCCCTTTGTCGCTGCCGAGCCCCGGGTCCGCGCCGCGGTACTCGGCCTCGGCGGACTGCCGGACCCCCGGGACGACACCGCCTCCCGGATCACCGTGCCCGTCGAGTTCCTTCTGCAGTGGGACGACGAGCGGGTGCCCCGCGCGGACGGCCTGGCCCTGTTCGACGCGTTCGCTTCCGCAGACAAGACGCTGCGTGCCCATCCCGGCCGGCACGCCGGCATCCCGGAACGCGAGCCGGCCGACGCACTGGCTTTCTTCTCCCGGCACCTCCGCTGA
- a CDS encoding amidohydrolase: protein MTDSARTVLAGLDRIRDDIEDLYKDLHRNPELGLEEHRTAGKAAELLRGLGCRVVEGIGGTGVVGVLTNGDGPTVMVRADMDGLPVREQTGLPYASTVTTTGRDGTEQPVMHACGHDVHIASLIGCVRLLAESEDSWKGTFVALLQPSEEPGDGADAMVADGLTDKAPRPDVVLAQHVLNYPAGYVGTRAGSFMSAADSLRITVHGRGGHGAMPQTAVDPVVMAAMIVVRLQTIVSREIAALTPVVVTVGSIHAGTGPNIIPDRAVMQVNVRTYDDATRTHVLQAIERIVKAECQASGAPKPPEFEKIVSFPPTVNDAGTTRRVAEAFAGHFGSDAHTIDLQTASEDMSRIPEAFGVPFTYWGIGGGAPAPDEGEGADGSAAAPRPGNHSPYFAPVLQPTLDTGVSALVVASLAWLAVEA, encoded by the coding sequence ATGACCGACAGCGCCCGCACCGTGCTGGCCGGCCTCGACCGCATCCGCGACGACATCGAGGATCTCTACAAGGACCTCCACCGGAACCCTGAGCTGGGACTGGAGGAGCACCGGACGGCGGGCAAGGCCGCCGAGCTCCTGCGCGGCCTCGGCTGCCGGGTCGTCGAGGGCATCGGCGGCACCGGCGTGGTCGGCGTCCTGACCAACGGTGACGGCCCGACGGTCATGGTCCGGGCGGACATGGACGGCCTGCCGGTCCGGGAGCAGACGGGACTGCCCTACGCGTCCACCGTGACGACGACCGGGCGGGACGGCACGGAGCAGCCGGTGATGCACGCCTGCGGGCACGACGTGCACATCGCTTCGCTGATCGGCTGCGTGCGCCTGCTGGCCGAGTCCGAGGATTCCTGGAAGGGCACCTTCGTGGCGCTTCTCCAGCCCTCCGAGGAACCGGGCGACGGCGCCGACGCGATGGTCGCCGACGGCCTCACCGACAAGGCACCACGCCCGGACGTGGTGCTGGCCCAGCACGTCCTGAACTATCCGGCGGGTTACGTCGGCACCCGGGCCGGATCGTTCATGTCCGCCGCGGACAGTCTGCGGATCACGGTCCACGGCCGGGGTGGCCACGGTGCCATGCCGCAGACGGCGGTCGATCCCGTGGTGATGGCCGCGATGATCGTCGTGCGGCTCCAGACGATCGTCTCCCGGGAGATCGCGGCGCTCACTCCGGTGGTGGTCACGGTCGGCAGCATCCACGCGGGGACCGGCCCCAACATCATCCCGGACCGCGCGGTCATGCAGGTCAACGTGCGTACGTACGACGACGCCACCCGTACCCACGTGCTGCAGGCCATCGAGCGCATCGTCAAGGCCGAGTGCCAGGCGTCCGGGGCACCCAAGCCACCCGAGTTCGAGAAGATCGTCTCCTTTCCCCCCACGGTCAACGACGCCGGGACGACCCGGCGCGTAGCCGAGGCGTTCGCCGGCCACTTCGGGTCCGACGCGCACACCATCGACCTCCAGACCGCGAGCGAGGACATGAGCAGGATTCCCGAGGCCTTCGGTGTCCCGTTCACCTATTGGGGCATCGGCGGAGGCGCCCCGGCGCCGGACGAGGGGGAGGGGGCGGACGGGTCGGCCGCAGCCCCGAGGCCGGGCAACCACAGCCCGTACTTCGCCCCGGTCCTCCAGCCCACCTTGGACACCGGCGTGAGCGCGCTGGTGGTCGCGTCACTCGCCTGGCTGGCGGTCGAAGCGTGA
- a CDS encoding VOC family protein, protein MHVLSSRVLLRPRDPEVSREFYGRTLGLAVYREFGTGPERGTVYFLGGGFLEVSGRSDTPPTDTLRLWLQVADCSAAHDELSRGGAHILRPPVKEPWGLIEMWIADPDGHRIVLTEVPADHPLRFRP, encoded by the coding sequence ATGCATGTACTGAGCAGCCGTGTCCTGCTGAGGCCCCGCGATCCCGAGGTGTCCCGCGAGTTCTACGGACGCACCCTCGGGCTCGCCGTCTACCGGGAGTTCGGTACCGGTCCCGAGCGCGGGACGGTGTACTTCCTCGGCGGCGGCTTTCTCGAGGTGTCGGGCCGTTCGGACACCCCGCCGACGGACACGCTTCGGCTGTGGCTGCAGGTCGCCGACTGCTCCGCGGCGCACGACGAACTGTCACGGGGCGGGGCGCACATCCTCCGCCCCCCGGTGAAGGAGCCCTGGGGGCTGATCGAGATGTGGATCGCGGACCCGGACGGGCACCGCATCGTGCTGACCGAGGTTCCGGCGGATCACCCGTTGCGCTTCCGCCCGTGA
- the hemC gene encoding hydroxymethylbilane synthase, producing MSAPELIRIVSRDSPMALAQVERVRAELAALHPATVTEVVPVRTTGDKWLGDLSKVEGKGAFTKEVDAALLAGDADLAVHCVKDIPADRPLPAGTTFAAFLERDDIRDALIHPGGLTLDQLPDGTRIGTSSVRRVAQLAASHPHLECVPFRGNANRRLAKLAEGEVDALLLAAAGLHRIGRPEVISDLLDTETMCPPIGAGVLALQCRDGDTATIEAVTGLNHPGTYREITAERMFLHVLQGHCNSPIAGYATAHRNGDLSLRACVFTPDGKTVLNAHEWAGPLDPATLGTSVAVALLRQGARELIDGIAH from the coding sequence ATGTCCGCCCCTGAGCTGATCCGCATCGTGTCGCGCGACTCACCCATGGCCCTGGCCCAGGTCGAGCGTGTCCGGGCCGAACTGGCCGCACTCCACCCCGCCACCGTCACGGAGGTGGTTCCCGTCCGGACCACCGGCGACAAATGGCTCGGGGACCTCTCGAAGGTCGAGGGTAAAGGCGCCTTCACCAAGGAGGTCGACGCAGCCCTGCTCGCCGGGGACGCGGACCTCGCGGTGCACTGCGTCAAGGACATCCCCGCCGACCGCCCGCTGCCGGCCGGGACGACGTTCGCCGCCTTCCTCGAGCGCGACGACATCCGTGACGCCCTGATCCACCCCGGGGGCCTCACGCTCGACCAACTGCCCGACGGCACCCGGATCGGCACCTCCTCCGTCCGCCGCGTGGCCCAACTCGCCGCCTCGCACCCGCACCTGGAGTGCGTCCCGTTCCGGGGCAACGCCAACCGCCGACTGGCGAAGCTCGCGGAGGGCGAAGTCGACGCGCTTCTCCTCGCGGCGGCGGGCCTGCACCGCATCGGCCGCCCCGAGGTGATCAGCGACCTGCTCGACACCGAGACGATGTGCCCGCCCATCGGCGCCGGCGTCCTCGCACTGCAGTGCCGGGATGGCGACACGGCGACGATCGAGGCGGTGACCGGGCTGAACCATCCCGGTACCTACCGGGAGATCACGGCCGAGCGGATGTTCCTTCACGTGCTTCAGGGCCATTGCAACTCCCCGATCGCGGGCTACGCCACGGCCCACCGCAACGGTGACCTCTCCCTGCGGGCCTGTGTGTTCACGCCGGACGGGAAGACGGTGCTCAACGCCCACGAATGGGCCGGCCCGCTCGATCCCGCCACCCTCGGTACCTCGGTGGCCGTCGCACTGCTGCGCCAGGGGGCGCGCGAGCTGATCGACGGCATCGCCCACTGA
- a CDS encoding nuclear transport factor 2 family protein translates to MADDDGEQAVRAAIEGELRLLDPEVRASPDLVTQLLDPGFAEIGASGRRWDAASILKVTGDGSVSSQRPVEVGAMSGSVLAPGVVHLTYRTEHDGRSAWRSSLWRRTESGWRLYFHQGTPVD, encoded by the coding sequence ATGGCGGATGACGACGGTGAGCAGGCGGTCCGGGCGGCGATCGAGGGGGAGCTTCGGCTGCTGGATCCCGAGGTGCGGGCATCGCCGGACCTCGTCACCCAGCTTCTCGACCCCGGGTTCGCCGAGATCGGTGCGTCCGGCAGGCGTTGGGACGCCGCATCGATTCTCAAGGTGACCGGGGACGGATCGGTGAGTTCGCAGCGGCCGGTCGAGGTCGGTGCCATGTCCGGCTCCGTGCTGGCTCCGGGCGTCGTCCACCTGACGTACCGCACCGAGCACGACGGGCGCAGTGCGTGGCGCAGTTCGCTGTGGCGGAGGACGGAATCCGGCTGGCGCCTGTACTTCCACCAAGGGACCCCCGTCGACTGA
- a CDS encoding MFS transporter, whose amino-acid sequence MASLVKTAHERPAGLRPAYRDGNVLRWLAAFTLSLVGDGVYFVALGWSAQKVAGPTEVGLVMAAGALPRALLMLGGGVAADRWGLRRVVIAGDSVRCLFILLVAAFVAVTAPAVWILVTLALVFGAVDALFVPAVGALPPRMTTPDQLARLTGMKSLSMRFSQIVGPPIGGLTMGFGGAATTFAVAGLLFALSLPLLLTVRLRPLAGHGHERPAAGAVPGTGLVDGLRYVRRHRLIGPLVVVTAITELGLIGILNVGMVLLNSERGWGPSGYGWIVSGFGAGAAAGAVLLTIAGGLPRAGRLFVGTLPVGCVGGAAIALVPSLPLAVALATAVGAAMGLCGSLGNALVQTAADPAYLGRVTSVVMLSVLGLAPLSYPLVGAAIGAWGAAPVFVGCGAFAGIGALVALRSAAVRQAELPRAGSASP is encoded by the coding sequence ATGGCTTCCCTGGTCAAGACCGCTCACGAACGACCCGCCGGACTCCGGCCCGCGTACCGCGACGGCAACGTCCTCCGATGGCTGGCGGCGTTCACGCTGTCCCTCGTAGGCGACGGTGTGTACTTCGTGGCACTGGGCTGGTCCGCTCAGAAGGTGGCGGGGCCGACCGAGGTCGGCCTGGTGATGGCCGCGGGCGCGTTACCGAGAGCCCTGCTCATGCTGGGCGGCGGGGTGGCGGCCGACCGGTGGGGGCTGCGCAGGGTGGTGATCGCCGGTGACTCCGTGCGCTGTCTGTTCATCCTCCTCGTGGCGGCCTTCGTGGCGGTGACCGCACCCGCCGTGTGGATCCTGGTGACGCTGGCCCTGGTCTTCGGCGCGGTCGATGCGCTGTTCGTACCGGCGGTGGGGGCACTGCCGCCGCGGATGACCACGCCGGACCAGCTCGCACGCCTCACCGGTATGAAATCGCTGTCGATGCGGTTCAGCCAGATCGTGGGACCACCGATCGGCGGACTCACCATGGGGTTCGGCGGAGCGGCCACCACCTTCGCGGTCGCCGGACTGCTCTTCGCGCTGTCTCTGCCGCTCCTGCTGACGGTGCGGCTCCGCCCTCTCGCCGGGCACGGCCACGAGCGGCCGGCGGCAGGCGCCGTCCCGGGCACGGGCCTCGTGGACGGTCTGCGCTACGTACGCCGCCATCGTCTGATCGGCCCGCTCGTCGTGGTCACCGCCATCACCGAACTGGGGCTCATCGGCATACTCAACGTCGGCATGGTGCTGCTCAACAGCGAGCGCGGCTGGGGCCCTTCGGGATACGGATGGATCGTCAGCGGTTTCGGGGCGGGTGCCGCCGCCGGCGCGGTGCTGCTCACGATCGCCGGAGGTCTGCCACGGGCCGGAAGGCTGTTCGTCGGCACACTGCCCGTGGGGTGCGTGGGCGGGGCAGCCATCGCACTGGTGCCGAGCCTGCCGCTCGCCGTCGCGCTGGCCACGGCCGTGGGCGCCGCCATGGGCCTCTGCGGAAGTCTGGGGAACGCCCTCGTGCAGACCGCGGCGGACCCCGCCTATCTGGGCCGGGTGACATCGGTCGTCATGCTTAGCGTGCTCGGCCTGGCTCCACTGAGCTATCCCCTCGTCGGTGCGGCCATCGGGGCCTGGGGTGCCGCTCCTGTCTTCGTGGGGTGCGGCGCGTTCGCCGGGATCGGCGCACTCGTCGCCCTGCGGTCCGCGGCGGTACGCCAGGCCGAACTGCCACGCGCCGGATCGGCGTCGCCGTGA
- a CDS encoding restriction endonuclease, with product MGTAWLVALVAGVSSAVVTGIVRAGRREARAEAARLSEDARRRARRSLDAVWEMNDREFEEYVAELCRRDGCTAVRRVGGAGDLGADVIGFLPDGRKLVVQCKRYAKHRAVGSRDIQTFNGTARAHHGADVPLFVASCVFTGPARAFAEAQRLTLVDVDLLGFWNSGTGLSTFLDLDIGRSGTNRRLRPDHG from the coding sequence ATGGGGACGGCATGGCTGGTGGCGCTGGTCGCCGGGGTCTCCTCGGCCGTGGTCACGGGAATCGTACGTGCGGGACGGCGTGAGGCGAGGGCCGAGGCGGCCCGGCTCTCCGAGGACGCGCGTCGACGAGCCCGGCGGTCGCTGGACGCGGTCTGGGAGATGAACGATCGCGAGTTCGAGGAGTACGTGGCGGAGTTGTGCCGTCGCGACGGCTGCACCGCCGTCCGACGGGTCGGAGGCGCCGGCGACCTGGGCGCCGATGTGATCGGCTTCCTGCCGGACGGCAGAAAACTGGTCGTGCAGTGCAAGCGCTACGCGAAGCACCGCGCGGTGGGAAGCAGGGACATCCAGACCTTCAACGGCACCGCCCGCGCGCACCATGGTGCCGATGTGCCCCTGTTCGTCGCGTCCTGCGTCTTCACCGGCCCTGCTCGCGCGTTCGCCGAAGCACAGCGCCTGACCCTGGTCGATGTCGACCTGCTCGGCTTCTGGAACAGCGGCACCGGGCTCTCCACGTTCCTGGACCTGGACATCGGCCGGTCCGGGACCAACCGCAGGCTGCGTCCCGACCACGGCTGA
- a CDS encoding helix-turn-helix domain-containing protein translates to MPGIEPLHPSRRPTLAPAPGASPTALRLVLGAQLRRLRGEAGLTPEVAASRIRCSTAKISRMETGHSPCKERDAVDLLALYGVTDPAMTDEFIDLVRRAGQRGWWRSYADVLPDWFEPLVGLEEAAASIRTYEGHYIPGLLQTAAYAHAVVRSGHALESEEVTRRRVELRLRRQELLHRRDAPKLWVLLDEAVLMRPTGGAAVMREQLVHLLEMTELPHVIVQVAPFDVTAHTSPGNGITYLRFAMDGLPDVAYIEHLTNATSVNKQESTDEYRWILDSLSAQSPSPAASRELLRRALERYT, encoded by the coding sequence ATGCCCGGCATCGAACCGCTGCATCCGTCACGGAGGCCCACGCTCGCGCCGGCCCCCGGGGCGAGTCCCACCGCACTGCGTCTGGTCCTGGGCGCGCAGCTGCGGAGGCTGCGGGGCGAGGCGGGACTCACGCCCGAGGTGGCGGCGAGCCGGATCCGGTGCTCCACGGCGAAGATCAGCCGTATGGAGACCGGCCACTCGCCGTGCAAGGAGCGCGACGCCGTCGATCTCCTCGCGCTCTACGGCGTGACCGACCCGGCCATGACCGACGAGTTCATCGACCTCGTCCGCAGGGCGGGTCAGCGCGGATGGTGGCGCAGCTACGCCGATGTGCTCCCCGACTGGTTCGAGCCCCTGGTCGGCCTGGAAGAGGCCGCGGCGTCCATCCGCACGTACGAGGGCCACTACATCCCGGGTCTTCTGCAGACCGCCGCCTACGCCCACGCCGTGGTGCGCTCCGGGCACGCCCTCGAATCCGAGGAGGTCACCCGACGAAGGGTGGAACTACGGCTCAGAAGGCAGGAGTTGCTGCACCGCCGGGACGCCCCGAAGCTCTGGGTGCTGCTGGACGAGGCCGTGCTGATGCGTCCGACGGGCGGCGCGGCCGTGATGCGGGAGCAGCTGGTCCATCTGCTGGAGATGACGGAGCTGCCCCACGTGATCGTGCAGGTGGCTCCCTTCGACGTGACCGCCCACACCTCTCCCGGCAACGGCATCACGTATCTGCGCTTCGCGATGGACGGGCTCCCCGACGTCGCCTACATCGAGCACCTGACCAACGCCACGTCGGTCAACAAGCAGGAGAGCACGGACGAGTACCGGTGGATCCTGGACTCCCTGAGCGCACAGTCCCCGAGTCCGGCGGCGAGCAGGGAACTGCTGAGGCGGGCGCTCGAGCGTTACACCTGA
- a CDS encoding VOC family protein has translation MRIHLSSVFVDDQEKALRFYTDILGFVKKTEVPLGEHRWLTLVSPEAPDGTELLLEPDSHPAVGPYKSALVDDGIPATSFAVDDVHAEFGRLRGLGVHFTQEPLETGPVTTAVFDDTCGNLIQIVHSE, from the coding sequence ATGAGGATCCACCTGTCCAGTGTCTTCGTGGACGACCAGGAGAAGGCACTGCGCTTCTACACGGACATCCTGGGGTTCGTGAAGAAGACCGAAGTGCCGCTGGGCGAACACCGATGGCTGACGCTCGTCTCCCCCGAAGCGCCCGACGGGACCGAGCTGCTGCTGGAACCCGACAGTCACCCGGCGGTGGGGCCCTACAAGAGCGCGCTGGTGGACGACGGCATTCCGGCGACCTCCTTCGCCGTGGACGACGTGCACGCGGAGTTCGGCCGACTGCGCGGTCTCGGCGTCCACTTCACCCAGGAGCCTCTGGAGACGGGACCCGTCACCACGGCCGTGTTCGACGACACCTGCGGCAACCTCATCCAGATCGTGCACAGCGAATAG
- a CDS encoding thiol-disulfide oxidoreductase DCC family protein encodes MRTRPVLIYDGDCAFCTSSVVFAERRLRPRCEITPWQFADLESLGVTRERAEYELLWTTPNGSVYGGAQAVAKLLLSSGGVWSVLGALLTLPPARLLAHGVYRLVANHRDRMPGGTPACAVPAAQRQGPHGTEPRNTR; translated from the coding sequence ATGCGGACCCGACCTGTGCTCATCTACGACGGAGACTGCGCTTTCTGCACGTCGTCGGTCGTCTTCGCCGAACGCCGCCTGCGGCCCCGCTGCGAGATCACGCCCTGGCAGTTCGCGGATCTGGAGTCACTCGGCGTCACCCGGGAACGGGCCGAGTACGAACTCCTGTGGACCACTCCGAACGGCTCGGTGTACGGCGGCGCCCAGGCCGTCGCCAAGCTCCTGCTGAGCTCCGGTGGGGTCTGGAGCGTCCTGGGCGCACTGCTCACCCTGCCCCCGGCCCGCTTGCTCGCCCACGGCGTCTACCGGCTCGTGGCGAACCACCGCGACAGGATGCCCGGCGGCACTCCGGCGTGCGCGGTGCCCGCCGCTCAACGACAGGGCCCGCACGGCACGGAGCCGCGGAACACCCGCTGA
- a CDS encoding SAM-dependent methyltransferase, protein MSNGDTSIPKNIDVNVPSVARMYDYYLGGKDNYPADRVACEELLEVVPSTKVLAVNNRRFLRRVVHHLASEYGIRQFIDHGSGLPTQDNVHQVAQLVDPGARVVYIDSDPIVLAHGRAILEENDRTAVIQADMRDTEGIFGHPEVTRLIDFDEPVAALFVSVLHCIPDKDDPAGLIRRVADRLAPGSFLVVCQLVSEDAATRDFVTDFMAKSTGDQWGRVRREDDVREFLEGLDVLEPGLVEVSTWRPDSDLAPKQETREWIEYGGVGRKW, encoded by the coding sequence ATGAGCAACGGGGACACCTCCATTCCGAAGAACATCGATGTGAACGTGCCGAGCGTCGCGCGGATGTACGACTACTACCTGGGCGGAAAGGACAACTACCCCGCCGACCGGGTCGCGTGCGAGGAGCTGCTCGAGGTGGTCCCGAGCACCAAGGTCCTCGCGGTGAACAACCGCCGCTTCCTCCGCCGCGTCGTGCACCATCTGGCATCCGAGTACGGGATCCGCCAGTTCATCGACCACGGATCCGGCCTGCCGACCCAGGACAACGTCCACCAGGTCGCCCAGCTGGTCGATCCCGGAGCCCGGGTCGTCTACATCGACAGCGACCCCATCGTCCTGGCCCACGGCAGGGCCATACTGGAGGAGAACGACCGGACGGCGGTCATCCAGGCGGACATGCGTGACACCGAGGGGATCTTCGGCCACCCCGAGGTGACCCGGCTGATCGACTTCGACGAGCCGGTGGCCGCACTGTTCGTGTCCGTGCTGCACTGCATCCCGGACAAGGACGATCCGGCGGGACTGATCCGCCGCGTGGCGGACCGCCTGGCGCCGGGCAGTTTCCTGGTGGTGTGTCAGCTGGTGAGCGAGGACGCGGCGACCCGCGACTTCGTCACGGACTTCATGGCCAAGAGCACCGGGGACCAGTGGGGACGCGTGCGCCGCGAGGACGACGTACGGGAGTTCCTCGAAGGCCTGGACGTGCTTGAACCCGGCCTGGTCGAAGTCTCCACCTGGCGGCCGGACTCCGACCTCGCGCCGAAGCAGGAGACCCGGGAGTGGATCGAGTACGGCGGTGTCGGCCGCAAGTGGTGA
- a CDS encoding glycerophosphodiester phosphodiesterase family protein — MSLRHTATVLALLPALAVPAVAQADTAHHDHRPHRGASFDLQAHRGGLGMTTEESLEGFGKAIRLGVSTLELDTQITKDQKVVVNHDRQISAQKCQDTGPVTPGDPMYPYVRKYIKDLTLEQIKSMDCGYQQLPGFPEQEQVKGFRMVELKDVLNLVKHYRAKHIKLNIETKVEAGAPEQTAPRELFVRRVFEEIHRSGIEKQVTIQSFDWGALKAMHKLAPRYPLVALTNYDFLQVGKPGASPWLGGIDADDYDGDFVKAAASISGVTALSPNYGFPQNGTVADPDFRFYPDKQMVSDAHRRGLKVIPWTCDDPATIEALMDLGIDGLITDYPNRVRDIMADRGMRLPKAYPAPRH, encoded by the coding sequence ATGTCCCTGAGGCACACAGCGACCGTCCTGGCCCTTCTCCCCGCACTCGCCGTCCCGGCGGTCGCCCAGGCGGACACGGCCCACCACGACCACAGACCGCATCGCGGTGCCTCGTTCGACCTTCAGGCCCACCGGGGAGGGCTCGGGATGACCACCGAGGAATCACTCGAAGGCTTCGGGAAGGCGATACGCCTGGGGGTCAGCACCCTTGAGCTGGACACCCAGATCACCAAGGATCAGAAGGTCGTCGTGAACCACGACCGTCAGATCAGTGCGCAGAAGTGCCAGGACACCGGTCCGGTCACGCCGGGCGACCCCATGTACCCGTACGTCCGCAAGTACATCAAGGACCTGACGCTCGAGCAGATCAAGAGCATGGACTGCGGTTACCAGCAGCTGCCCGGCTTCCCCGAGCAGGAGCAGGTCAAGGGCTTCCGCATGGTGGAGCTCAAGGACGTGCTCAACCTGGTCAAGCACTACCGGGCGAAGCACATCAAGCTGAACATCGAGACCAAGGTGGAGGCCGGGGCGCCCGAGCAGACCGCGCCCCGCGAGCTCTTCGTGCGACGCGTCTTCGAGGAGATCCACCGCTCGGGCATCGAGAAGCAGGTCACCATCCAGTCCTTCGACTGGGGGGCGCTCAAGGCGATGCACAAGCTCGCGCCCCGCTACCCCCTGGTGGCCCTGACGAACTACGACTTCCTGCAGGTGGGCAAGCCCGGAGCGTCACCCTGGCTCGGCGGCATCGACGCCGACGACTACGACGGCGACTTCGTGAAGGCGGCCGCCTCCATCAGCGGAGTCACCGCACTGTCCCCCAACTACGGCTTCCCCCAGAACGGCACCGTCGCGGACCCGGACTTCCGGTTCTACCCGGACAAGCAGATGGTCTCGGACGCCCACCGGCGCGGACTCAAGGTGATCCCGTGGACCTGTGACGACCCCGCCACGATCGAGGCCCTGATGGACCTGGGCATCGACGGGCTCATCACCGACTACCCGAACCGCGTGCGGGACATCATGGCCGACCGTGGCATGCGCCTCCCCAAGGCATACCCGGCGCCGCGCCACTGA
- a CDS encoding SRPBCC family protein encodes MARFEATVEIDRPVDEVYAFLADGENDKKFSPRVQSISKTPGGPTAVGTVFRSTVKDAGMTTQREFRISELVAPTRIRWQEQSSNLVTAKEGGYDLEPLPDGRTKVRIYNDLEGHGLGKLLVGFAASAARKDAPAFGQRIKSAVEAS; translated from the coding sequence ATGGCACGGTTCGAGGCGACGGTGGAGATCGACCGCCCTGTCGACGAGGTGTACGCCTTTCTCGCCGACGGCGAGAACGACAAGAAGTTCAGCCCGCGTGTGCAGAGCATCTCCAAGACGCCCGGGGGCCCGACGGCGGTGGGCACCGTCTTCCGGAGCACCGTGAAGGACGCGGGCATGACGACCCAGCGCGAGTTCCGGATCAGCGAACTCGTCGCGCCGACGCGGATCCGCTGGCAGGAGCAGTCGTCGAACCTCGTCACGGCCAAGGAGGGTGGCTACGATCTGGAGCCCTTGCCGGACGGTCGGACAAAGGTGCGCATCTACAACGACCTGGAGGGTCACGGTCTCGGCAAACTCCTGGTCGGCTTCGCCGCCTCCGCCGCGCGCAAGGACGCGCCGGCGTTCGGGCAGCGGATCAAGTCGGCGGTGGAAGCGTCGTGA